The following are encoded in a window of Massilia sp. R2A-15 genomic DNA:
- the rplO gene encoding 50S ribosomal protein L15: MELNTIQPAEGAKHYKRRVGRGIGSGLGKTSGRGHKGQKSRSGGFHKVGFEGGQMPLQRRLPKRGFKSLNATFKAEVRLSDLNNLAVGDVDILVLKQAGILPVLARDVRVILSGEVTKAVNLKGIKATAGAKAAIEAAGGSVA; the protein is encoded by the coding sequence ATGGAATTGAATACAATTCAGCCAGCCGAAGGCGCCAAGCACTACAAGCGTCGCGTCGGCCGTGGTATCGGCTCCGGCCTGGGCAAGACCTCGGGTCGCGGCCACAAGGGTCAGAAGTCGCGTTCGGGCGGTTTCCACAAAGTCGGCTTCGAAGGCGGTCAGATGCCTCTGCAGCGCCGTCTGCCTAAGCGTGGTTTCAAGTCGCTCAACGCAACGTTCAAAGCGGAAGTTCGCCTGTCGGACCTGAACAACCTGGCCGTCGGCGATGTCGACATCCTGGTGCTCAAGCAAGCAGGCATCCTGCCAGTGCTGGCGCGCGATGTGCGCGTCATCTTGTCCGGCGAAGTCACCAAAGCGGTGAACCTCAAGGGCATCAAGGCAACTGCAGGCGCGAAAGCGGCCATCGAAGCAGCTGGCGGCTCGGTAGCCTGA